The Flavobacteriaceae bacterium 3519-10 genome includes a window with the following:
- a CDS encoding Ribose 5-phosphate isomerase B, with protein MKKISIASDHAGYAYKEAIKKHFAGQYQIEDFGTFSEDSVDYPDFVHPSAESVETGRNELGILICGSGNGVQMTANKHKAIRCALCWMPELAELARKHNNANMIALPARFIAVELAIDVVEKFLTTDFEAGRHQLRVDKIPC; from the coding sequence ATGAAAAAGATAAGCATCGCCAGCGACCATGCAGGTTACGCGTATAAAGAAGCGATTAAAAAACATTTCGCCGGGCAATACCAGATCGAAGATTTTGGTACCTTTTCGGAAGACTCGGTAGATTACCCCGATTTTGTGCACCCAAGTGCAGAATCAGTAGAAACCGGCCGTAATGAACTTGGCATCCTTATATGTGGCAGCGGAAACGGCGTGCAGATGACGGCGAACAAACATAAAGCAATTCGCTGTGCACTTTGCTGGATGCCCGAACTCGCAGAACTGGCAAGAAAGCACAACAATGCAAACATGATCGCGCTGCCGGCCCGCTTCATTGCGGTAGAATTGGCTATTGACGTTGTGGAAAAATTCCTTACAACTGATTTTGAAGCCGGACGGCATCAGCTGCGGGTAGATAAGATCCCGTGCTAA
- a CDS encoding Ribonuclease R, with protein sequence MAKKSKFISHKNNQKLQDLGRLILGFMNKQSTKIYNYKQIADGIDYRNPRQRELVIQALHRLLSDQRVKEVEKGKYIINLKIEGTVSGTIDFNQAGNAYVKVEEFDDDVFIHSKNVKDALQGDQVLIVTYHFKGKKLEGSVLEVIKRNREEFVGTFQLINHKDFGFVVCDKKTINTDIFVPKGKIGGAQDGDKVVVKMTDWKSGEKNPEGEIIKVLGAPGEHETEIHSILAEYGLPYSFPAEVEKEADDIDRTIHDSEVAKRRDMRGICTFTIDPKDAKDFDDALSIQKLNNGNWEIGVHIADVSHYVQPGTLLDDEAYDRATSVYLVDRVVPMLPEVLSNDVCSLRPNEDKYTFSAVFEMDENADVVNEWFGRTVIHSDRRFAYEEAQERIETGTGDLAEEILTLDRLAKILRKERIRNGAITFDRSEVRFNLDENSEPIGVYFKISKDSNHLIEEFMLLANRKVSEFISLNRKGEPTANTFIYRIHDDPDPTKLEALRDFVGTFGYQMDLANTKKVAESLNRLLQDVKGKGEENMIETLAMRSMSKAVYSTNPIGHYGLGFDFYSHFTSPIRRYPDLIAHRLLQHYLDGGKSPNKQDYEEKSKHCSAMERLAADAERDSIKFMQVKFMEKHLGEEFTGVISGVADFGFWVQIPENGAEGLIKLRDLMDDSYSYDPKNHLVHGARTGNQFQLGDKVRIKVMKANLIQKQLDFKIITD encoded by the coding sequence ATGGCTAAAAAAAGCAAATTTATATCTCATAAAAACAATCAGAAACTCCAGGATCTTGGACGTTTGATATTGGGTTTTATGAACAAGCAGTCCACTAAAATATATAATTACAAGCAAATTGCAGACGGCATCGACTACCGGAACCCGCGCCAGCGAGAACTTGTAATTCAAGCGCTGCACCGACTCCTTTCGGATCAGCGTGTAAAAGAGGTAGAAAAAGGCAAATACATCATCAATCTTAAGATAGAAGGTACTGTTTCCGGTACAATTGATTTCAACCAGGCAGGTAATGCATACGTAAAAGTAGAAGAATTTGATGATGATGTCTTCATTCATTCAAAAAACGTAAAGGATGCGCTTCAGGGAGATCAGGTTCTTATCGTGACTTACCATTTTAAAGGGAAGAAACTTGAAGGATCCGTTTTGGAAGTCATCAAAAGAAACCGTGAAGAATTTGTGGGTACTTTTCAGTTGATTAACCATAAGGATTTCGGATTCGTGGTTTGCGATAAAAAGACCATAAATACAGACATTTTTGTACCCAAAGGAAAGATTGGAGGTGCTCAGGATGGTGATAAAGTAGTGGTGAAGATGACCGACTGGAAATCCGGCGAAAAAAACCCTGAAGGAGAAATCATCAAGGTTTTAGGTGCTCCCGGCGAACACGAAACCGAGATACACTCTATTTTAGCTGAGTATGGCCTGCCCTACTCTTTCCCGGCCGAAGTGGAAAAAGAAGCCGATGATATCGACAGGACAATTCATGATTCTGAAGTTGCCAAACGCCGCGATATGCGCGGGATCTGCACATTTACAATAGACCCGAAAGACGCAAAAGATTTTGATGATGCGCTTTCAATTCAGAAATTAAATAACGGTAACTGGGAAATTGGCGTACACATCGCCGATGTTTCGCATTACGTACAACCGGGCACTTTGCTCGATGACGAAGCGTATGACCGTGCAACATCAGTGTATTTAGTCGACCGTGTGGTGCCGATGCTTCCTGAGGTTTTAAGTAATGATGTCTGCTCACTAAGGCCAAACGAAGATAAATATACGTTTTCAGCCGTTTTTGAAATGGACGAAAATGCAGACGTGGTGAATGAATGGTTCGGCAGAACCGTGATCCATTCAGACCGCAGATTTGCTTATGAAGAAGCGCAGGAAAGAATAGAAACAGGCACTGGCGACCTTGCTGAAGAAATTTTAACGCTCGACCGTCTCGCGAAGATCCTCAGAAAAGAGAGAATTAGAAACGGAGCAATTACTTTCGACCGCAGCGAAGTTAGGTTCAACCTGGACGAAAACAGCGAACCGATTGGCGTTTACTTTAAAATCAGTAAAGATTCCAACCATCTGATTGAAGAATTTATGCTTTTGGCCAACCGGAAAGTATCAGAATTTATATCGCTTAACAGAAAAGGAGAACCCACAGCAAATACTTTCATCTATAGAATTCACGATGATCCCGATCCTACTAAATTAGAGGCTTTAAGAGATTTCGTGGGTACTTTTGGCTATCAGATGGATCTCGCGAATACCAAAAAAGTTGCCGAGTCTTTAAACAGATTATTGCAGGATGTAAAAGGTAAAGGTGAAGAAAATATGATTGAGACGCTCGCAATGCGTTCGATGAGTAAGGCCGTATATTCCACCAATCCTATTGGTCACTATGGTTTAGGATTCGATTTTTATTCACATTTCACCTCCCCGATCCGGCGTTATCCTGATCTTATCGCACACAGGCTTTTGCAGCACTATCTGGATGGCGGCAAGTCTCCAAATAAACAGGATTACGAAGAAAAAAGCAAGCACTGCAGCGCCATGGAGCGTTTGGCAGCCGATGCGGAAAGAGATTCTATCAAATTCATGCAGGTGAAATTCATGGAGAAACATTTGGGTGAAGAGTTCACCGGCGTTATTTCGGGAGTTGCAGATTTTGGTTTCTGGGTTCAGATTCCGGAAAACGGTGCTGAAGGACTTATAAAACTCCGCGATCTGATGGACGATTCTTACTCATACGACCCGAAAAACCACCTCGTACACGGCGCTAGAACGGGCAACCAGTTCCAGTTGGGCGATAAGGTGAGAATTAAAGTAATGAAAGCCAATTTAATTCAGAAACAACTCGATTTTAAAATCATCACTGATTAA
- a CDS encoding Muramoyltetrapeptide carboxypeptidase gives MRTTVFPASLKNGDKIAVISPAGSVNEIQLEKGLELIKSKGYEAVLGPNLYTEFSRGYSYAGTETERISDMNWALNDSEIATVWTSRGGYGCQHLLPHIKLDGFRKNPKWYIGYSDNTAVQSYLLKKGYASLHAQTVKTSGFGVSDESYALTFDILEGKLPSYAIPNNRFNRCGSVTGQLVGGNLALIYALLATPYSFDFKDRILFIEDIGEKFYALDRMLMSLELAGVFKKIKGLIVGGMTLMEDENDNKDYEKNFDDFAYSIISERISGYDFPVLFGFPNGHIFENWPLIIGADVKVEVGDSSKITF, from the coding sequence ATGCGTACAACTGTATTTCCGGCATCATTAAAAAATGGTGATAAAATCGCGGTGATTTCGCCGGCAGGCTCGGTGAACGAAATTCAACTCGAAAAGGGTTTGGAGTTAATAAAATCAAAAGGCTATGAAGCTGTTTTAGGTCCGAATCTTTATACTGAATTTTCGCGCGGCTACTCATATGCCGGCACGGAGACCGAAAGGATTTCCGATATGAACTGGGCGCTGAACGACAGTGAAATTGCAACTGTATGGACGTCAAGAGGCGGCTACGGCTGCCAGCATCTGCTTCCACATATTAAACTCGATGGCTTCCGGAAAAATCCGAAATGGTACATTGGTTATTCCGATAACACGGCGGTACAAAGTTACCTGCTTAAAAAAGGTTACGCTTCATTGCATGCGCAGACGGTAAAAACCTCAGGCTTTGGCGTAAGTGACGAGAGTTACGCGCTTACATTTGATATTTTAGAAGGTAAATTGCCCTCGTATGCGATACCAAATAACAGGTTTAACAGGTGCGGTTCCGTTACCGGCCAATTGGTTGGAGGCAATCTGGCATTAATTTATGCATTGCTCGCCACACCCTACTCGTTCGACTTCAAGGACAGAATACTTTTTATCGAAGATATTGGCGAGAAATTTTACGCGCTGGACCGAATGCTGATGTCGCTTGAACTTGCAGGAGTTTTTAAGAAAATTAAAGGTCTCATCGTGGGCGGAATGACCCTGATGGAAGACGAAAATGACAATAAAGACTACGAAAAAAATTTTGACGATTTTGCCTACAGCATTATCTCGGAACGCATTTCCGGCTATGATTTCCCGGTACTTTTCGGTTTCCCAAATGGCCATATTTTCGAAAACTGGCCGCTGATCATCGGTGCTGATGTTAAAGTGGAAGTTGGTGACTCATCTAAAATTACGTTTTAA
- a CDS encoding Oxidoreductase, short chain dehydrogenase/reductase family: MKTAFITGATSGIGKATARLLASQGFRLILCGRRADALKEISAELSALTEIFSLNFDQRNRDEVETSFKSLPSEWQTVDVLINNAGNAHGLDSIADGNPDDWDAMLDGNVKGLLYVSKMIIPGMKERNSGHIVNISSVAARQTYANGVVYCASKRAVDVISEGMRLELTEFGIKVTNIQPGLVETDFSKVRFKGDEERADAVYQGYKALEAKDIADAISYCISAPEHVTISDLTIYPKVQSEPRTVYKNL; this comes from the coding sequence GTGAAAACAGCATTCATCACCGGAGCTACTTCCGGTATAGGTAAGGCCACCGCAAGACTGCTTGCGTCGCAAGGTTTCAGGCTTATTCTGTGTGGCAGACGAGCTGATGCATTAAAAGAAATATCTGCTGAACTTTCAGCTTTAACCGAAATATTTAGTTTGAATTTTGATCAGCGTAACCGGGATGAGGTTGAAACTTCGTTCAAGTCGCTTCCTTCAGAGTGGCAGACGGTTGATGTGCTTATCAATAACGCAGGAAATGCGCACGGCCTCGATTCGATTGCAGACGGAAATCCGGATGACTGGGATGCTATGCTAGACGGAAACGTAAAAGGGTTGCTTTATGTTTCTAAAATGATCATTCCGGGTATGAAAGAAAGAAATTCCGGTCACATCGTGAACATTTCTTCGGTTGCAGCACGACAAACCTATGCAAATGGAGTAGTGTACTGCGCGTCTAAACGTGCGGTTGATGTTATTTCAGAAGGGATGCGGCTGGAACTGACAGAGTTTGGAATTAAAGTCACCAACATTCAGCCAGGTCTTGTGGAAACTGATTTTTCGAAAGTCCGTTTCAAAGGTGATGAAGAAAGAGCCGATGCGGTTTATCAAGGCTATAAAGCTTTGGAAGCGAAGGATATTGCGGATGCGATTTCATACTGCATCAGCGCGCCCGAACACGTTACTATTTCGGATTTAACGATTTACCCGAAAGTTCAGAGCGAACCAAGAACAGTTTATAAAAATTTATAA
- a CDS encoding putative glycoprotease family exported protein — MNGRFLPPNIQHDMKILHIETSSRNCSVAISDGDELLCLCEEVSENYKQSESLHTFVEWALEGAGIALNDLDAVSLGMGPGSYTGLRIGSSAAKGFCYGLQIPLIAVNSLETMIEPFLDQNFDFIVPLLDARRMEVYTAHFDGNSGQMLTQTEASIIDQDSFQEFLGKKVVFVGDGALKAKGVLQLPDAEFNSDVYPSAKFLIKKAVEKFRNKDFEDVAYFEPFYLKEFQGLKKKKTED, encoded by the coding sequence ATGAATGGGCGGTTTTTACCTCCAAATATTCAACACGACATGAAAATCCTACACATCGAAACCTCTTCCAGAAACTGTTCAGTCGCAATCTCCGATGGTGATGAACTTTTATGTCTGTGCGAAGAAGTCTCTGAAAACTATAAACAGTCCGAAAGCCTCCACACCTTTGTAGAATGGGCGTTGGAAGGTGCCGGAATTGCACTGAATGATCTTGATGCAGTGTCGCTGGGCATGGGTCCCGGATCTTACACCGGCCTGCGTATCGGCTCTTCTGCGGCCAAAGGATTCTGTTATGGCCTCCAAATTCCGCTTATCGCCGTTAATTCTCTTGAAACGATGATTGAGCCGTTTCTAGATCAGAACTTCGACTTCATCGTTCCATTGCTTGATGCCAGGCGAATGGAGGTTTATACAGCCCATTTCGACGGAAATTCAGGGCAGATGCTCACGCAAACCGAAGCCAGTATAATCGACCAAGATTCTTTTCAGGAATTTCTCGGTAAGAAAGTCGTGTTTGTGGGTGATGGTGCTTTAAAAGCCAAAGGGGTTCTGCAACTTCCCGACGCAGAATTTAACTCAGATGTTTATCCGTCGGCAAAATTCCTGATCAAAAAAGCGGTTGAAAAATTCAGGAACAAAGATTTTGAGGACGTAGCTTATTTTGAACCTTTTTATCTGAAAGAATTTCAAGGACTTAAAAAAAAGAAAACCGAAGATTAA
- a CDS encoding TPR domain protein encodes MKKTILFLLSVTVLSSCSSRKKSDDSTFMKGFFSYYNTLFNSKDALQTELKNRDNAHVDNFYAPYIQLLTYDEQPLGTDLQAGGMFGDDTAPGNIGMGGPGVPGEMAQSNAGIKSGASILEISEAKALKAIAKYSVMKGGEEKNKKIFDANILLAQSRIYQNKPLEALDGLNYVFANMRNDKRIDLARIYQGLAYSKMGDYYRAGEVFADLKNSKKLKKDHQKLLSLYYSEMLLESGKKEEAIAQLEEAYSLNKNSKLRSRIAFLRGQILANLDRKEEARESFVSAYKNANNFEFEVKSQVEIAKTFNGKDDDYEGAREYLEKISKKGTYASRKNEFYYALGIMANNANKKDEAKAFFAQSLKEKMSDPQIRGLSYFEIGRGFFEDSDYLAAGAYYDSALAVMTYQPSKILLQQRSENIKEVSKNYYLIKKNDSILALTRMPEAERIAYFNKVIDAIKTKEAQEELQRKLDERSKGFDTGDYAANSVFAGSQGGFQDFEGGKGGFYFANQSTVAKGESTFKQMWGSRGLSDNWRTSARSNSIEDMKNEAMGIASAPDPRRLEPSFYIEKIPTNSDEILALKNARDTATLGLGRMYEAYFSDTPLASRTLYDLVYAQPQEDTKLQALYSIFAFNYEKDPATAERAKQMILTEFPYTSYAEFVKNPRDNTFAKSSEEVEKIYSQAFDLYSAGQYDESRSMIESALQQYPKDALVPKFALLNAFNSGKTVGKEIMILQLEQIALNYSKTLEGAKAEEMLKYLRSDLTLEMTDEMGNKADAMPAATTPDQPAGDRPAQVQPQGFPRAPGNSETRTPRKPRNGNISQPTIMNPPQEALIK; translated from the coding sequence ATGAAAAAAACTATACTTTTCCTCCTGTCAGTCACCGTTTTAAGTTCGTGTTCATCACGGAAGAAATCGGATGATTCTACATTTATGAAAGGTTTTTTCTCCTACTACAATACGCTCTTTAACAGTAAAGACGCTTTGCAGACCGAACTGAAAAACCGCGACAATGCACATGTAGACAATTTCTACGCTCCTTATATCCAACTCCTTACCTACGATGAGCAACCTCTAGGCACGGATCTGCAGGCCGGCGGCATGTTTGGTGATGATACCGCACCCGGTAATATTGGAATGGGCGGCCCCGGTGTTCCGGGCGAAATGGCGCAAAGCAATGCGGGAATAAAAAGTGGCGCGAGCATCCTCGAAATTTCAGAAGCTAAAGCGCTGAAGGCTATTGCAAAATATTCTGTAATGAAAGGCGGCGAAGAGAAAAACAAAAAGATTTTTGATGCCAATATCTTGCTCGCACAATCGCGGATCTACCAAAATAAGCCTCTTGAAGCTTTAGACGGACTAAATTATGTTTTTGCCAATATGCGAAACGATAAAAGGATAGATCTTGCAAGGATTTATCAGGGTCTGGCTTATTCTAAAATGGGCGATTATTACCGTGCAGGTGAAGTTTTCGCTGATTTAAAAAACAGTAAAAAATTAAAGAAAGACCATCAAAAACTCCTCAGTCTTTATTACTCTGAAATGCTTTTGGAATCCGGTAAAAAAGAAGAGGCAATCGCGCAGCTTGAAGAGGCGTACAGTTTAAATAAAAACAGTAAACTCAGGAGCCGGATTGCTTTTTTACGCGGACAGATCCTCGCAAACCTCGACCGGAAGGAAGAAGCACGCGAAAGTTTTGTCTCAGCCTATAAAAACGCAAACAACTTTGAGTTTGAAGTGAAGTCGCAGGTAGAAATTGCAAAAACATTTAACGGAAAAGATGATGATTACGAAGGTGCACGGGAATATCTGGAGAAAATAAGTAAAAAAGGAACCTATGCATCCCGCAAGAATGAGTTCTATTATGCGCTGGGTATTATGGCCAACAACGCAAATAAAAAAGATGAAGCCAAAGCCTTCTTTGCGCAGTCACTGAAAGAAAAAATGTCGGATCCGCAAATTCGGGGTCTCAGTTATTTCGAGATTGGAAGAGGTTTCTTTGAGGACAGCGACTACTTGGCGGCAGGTGCCTATTACGATTCGGCACTTGCGGTAATGACTTATCAACCTTCAAAAATTTTGCTTCAGCAGCGGTCTGAAAACATCAAAGAAGTTTCTAAAAATTACTATTTAATAAAGAAAAACGACAGTATTCTTGCATTAACCAGGATGCCTGAGGCTGAAAGAATTGCTTACTTCAACAAAGTGATTGACGCCATCAAAACCAAGGAAGCTCAGGAAGAACTACAGCGTAAGCTAGACGAACGGAGCAAAGGTTTTGATACGGGAGATTATGCTGCCAACTCTGTTTTCGCAGGAAGCCAAGGTGGTTTTCAGGATTTTGAAGGCGGCAAAGGCGGTTTTTATTTCGCCAACCAGAGCACAGTGGCGAAAGGTGAATCTACCTTTAAACAAATGTGGGGTAGCCGCGGGCTCAGCGACAACTGGCGTACTTCTGCACGAAGCAACTCCATTGAAGATATGAAAAACGAAGCGATGGGCATTGCCTCTGCTCCGGATCCGCGCCGACTGGAACCCAGCTTTTATATCGAAAAAATTCCAACAAATTCAGATGAAATTTTAGCCCTTAAAAATGCGCGAGATACCGCCACCTTAGGGCTTGGAAGAATGTACGAAGCTTATTTTTCTGATACTCCGCTTGCGAGCAGAACGCTGTATGACCTTGTTTATGCGCAGCCTCAGGAAGACACCAAACTACAGGCATTATACAGTATTTTCGCTTTTAATTACGAAAAAGACCCCGCAACTGCAGAAAGAGCGAAGCAAATGATTTTAACCGAATTTCCATACACCTCGTATGCGGAATTTGTGAAAAACCCACGCGACAATACTTTCGCGAAATCTTCTGAAGAAGTGGAGAAAATTTATTCGCAGGCGTTTGATCTTTATTCGGCAGGCCAATATGACGAAAGTAGATCGATGATTGAATCTGCGCTCCAGCAATATCCGAAAGACGCGCTTGTACCTAAGTTTGCGCTTCTCAATGCGTTCAATTCAGGAAAAACCGTAGGAAAAGAAATAATGATCCTTCAACTTGAGCAAATTGCGCTGAATTACTCCAAAACCCTAGAAGGTGCGAAGGCCGAAGAAATGCTGAAATACCTCCGAAGTGATTTAACGCTTGAAATGACCGATGAGATGGGAAATAAGGCGGATGCGATGCCCGCCGCTACAACACCCGATCAGCCAGCAGGGGACAGACCTGCACAGGTGCAGCCGCAGGGTTTCCCGCGTGCACCGGGAAATTCGGAAACGAGAACGCCCCGAAAACCACGTAACGGTAACATTTCTCAGCCGACAATCATGAATCCACCGCAAGAGGCCTTAATAAAATAA
- a CDS encoding Glutamyl-tRNA reductase, with protein MTEIHDQNLGDAFVVSTCNRTEIYTTSQNYLLIAELYCKTIGVSLSEFMLYVNILKHEEALNHLFRVAAGLESQIIGDFEIIGQIKNAYHRFKKVKRNANPFLERAINSAIQISKRIKNETGISTGAASVSYAAVHYILKNQPHLSDKNILLLGVGEIGQNTVENLVKHVYKPRVKVVNRTADKAEKIAEKYKIPHIEYDQFNKELSQTDILIVATGAQHPIINKTHFPNGKETLVIDLSIPNNVEKNITENTNVRLVDVDDLSLQINETMVSRQKEIPKAEAIIKEMTKDFLEWEKKRKLAPNIHHFKAVLKNMERNEMHNIHKKHKYVDVHDMQLSDKMIQKITNRFAKYIIDNPWKADEVSRLMHEILVEQPNNEFNEKH; from the coding sequence GTGACGGAAATTCACGACCAGAATCTGGGCGACGCTTTTGTGGTTTCTACCTGCAACCGCACCGAAATCTACACCACGTCGCAAAACTACCTGCTTATCGCAGAACTTTACTGCAAAACGATTGGAGTAAGCCTTTCTGAATTTATGCTGTATGTGAATATTCTGAAGCATGAGGAAGCGCTTAACCATCTGTTCCGCGTTGCGGCAGGTCTTGAGAGCCAGATTATTGGCGATTTTGAGATCATTGGACAGATCAAAAACGCGTATCACCGCTTCAAAAAAGTAAAAAGAAACGCTAACCCATTTCTCGAGCGCGCGATTAATTCGGCCATTCAGATTTCAAAAAGAATTAAAAACGAAACCGGAATATCCACAGGAGCCGCTTCGGTGTCATACGCCGCAGTTCATTACATCCTAAAAAATCAGCCACATCTTTCCGACAAAAATATTCTCTTGCTCGGCGTGGGAGAAATTGGCCAGAACACGGTAGAAAACCTTGTGAAACATGTGTACAAGCCGCGTGTAAAAGTGGTTAACCGTACGGCCGATAAAGCAGAGAAAATCGCAGAAAAGTATAAAATTCCGCATATTGAGTACGATCAGTTCAACAAAGAACTCAGCCAAACTGACATTCTGATCGTTGCAACGGGTGCTCAGCATCCGATTATCAATAAAACCCATTTCCCTAACGGGAAGGAAACGCTTGTAATTGACCTTTCTATTCCGAATAATGTTGAGAAAAACATCACCGAAAATACCAACGTGCGTTTGGTGGATGTTGACGATCTTTCGCTGCAGATTAACGAAACCATGGTTTCGAGGCAAAAAGAGATTCCGAAAGCGGAAGCTATCATTAAGGAAATGACCAAAGACTTCCTCGAGTGGGAAAAGAAAAGGAAACTGGCCCCAAACATCCATCATTTCAAAGCCGTCCTTAAAAATATGGAGCGCAACGAAATGCATAACATTCACAAAAAACACAAATATGTGGATGTGCACGATATGCAGCTTTCGGATAAAATGATCCAGAAAATCACAAACAGGTTTGCCAAATATATTATCGATAATCCGTGGAAAGCCGACGAAGTGAGCAGGTTGATGCATGAAATTTTAGTTGAACAGCCCAATAACGAATTCAATGAGAAGCATTAA
- a CDS encoding Porphobilinogen deaminase, whose translation MNSPITNSMRSIKIGTRNSPLALWQAREVARHLQNNNHTTDITPIISKGDKNLSQPLYTLGITGIFTKDLDIALLNNEVDIAVHSLKDIPTQLPENVEIIAVLQRDYPQDVLVRKKDAATLELHQLKIATSSLRRRAFWLKEFPGTEFSDIRGNVQTRLTKLEENDFDATMFSLAAIERMGLSVDYEHLPLMIPAPAQGVVAVCARSNDPEIKELFKEINHRETRICIDIERSFLSTLEGGCTAPIGAFAEINDLGEVRFTGRICSLDGQNCIETDEIFAWNEHDDFGKILAEKILQNGGRELMQEIKSKL comes from the coding sequence TTGAACAGCCCAATAACGAATTCAATGAGAAGCATTAAAATCGGTACGCGAAATTCGCCGCTTGCATTGTGGCAGGCGCGGGAAGTAGCACGGCATCTTCAGAATAATAACCACACCACAGACATTACGCCCATCATTTCCAAAGGCGATAAAAACCTGTCGCAACCGCTTTATACGCTCGGCATCACAGGTATTTTTACCAAAGATCTAGATATTGCTCTTTTGAATAATGAGGTTGACATTGCGGTGCATTCACTCAAAGATATTCCGACCCAACTCCCTGAAAATGTAGAGATTATCGCTGTCTTACAACGTGATTATCCACAGGATGTTCTTGTAAGAAAGAAAGATGCTGCTACCTTGGAACTGCACCAGCTCAAAATTGCCACGAGCAGCCTCCGGCGTCGTGCTTTCTGGCTTAAAGAATTCCCAGGGACAGAATTTTCGGATATCCGCGGCAACGTACAGACGCGTCTGACAAAACTTGAAGAGAATGATTTCGACGCGACTATGTTCTCGCTCGCTGCTATTGAAAGAATGGGCTTATCAGTGGATTATGAACATCTTCCACTGATGATTCCCGCGCCCGCGCAAGGTGTTGTGGCCGTGTGCGCAAGAAGCAATGACCCTGAAATCAAGGAACTTTTTAAAGAGATAAATCACCGGGAAACAAGAATCTGCATTGATATAGAAAGAAGTTTCCTAAGTACCTTAGAGGGAGGCTGTACCGCCCCAATTGGTGCTTTTGCTGAAATAAATGACCTCGGCGAAGTTCGGTTTACCGGCCGGATCTGCTCACTTGACGGGCAGAACTGCATTGAGACCGACGAAATCTTCGCATGGAATGAACATGATGATTTCGGCAAAATTTTAGCCGAGAAAATTCTCCAAAATGGCGGTCGGGAGCTGATGCAGGAAATTAAAAGCAAATTATAA
- a CDS encoding Uroporphyrinogen-III synthase, divergent, Flavobacterial type: MKILFTKKFNKMMISKKLGSHFSYDFVEVIAITPMEVEAFNLKDQSLIFTSVNAVRSFFKNGFEPDENFASKNYNKIYTVGITTKRELRKFGFGTFKVTKHAKELSEFIIENSSKEKFLHFCGNLALDVLNKTLPLQNVSYRKIPVYETTLLYPQIAGNYDAVCFFSPSGVRSFAKFNSFENLAIFSIGETTANELKKFTQNPIITSKESNLDDLLKLISDHLS; the protein is encoded by the coding sequence ATGAAGATTCTGTTCACAAAAAAATTCAATAAAATGATGATTTCCAAGAAATTAGGGAGTCATTTTTCTTATGATTTTGTGGAGGTTATTGCCATCACGCCGATGGAGGTGGAGGCTTTTAACCTTAAGGATCAGTCGCTTATTTTCACAAGCGTTAATGCGGTGCGAAGTTTCTTCAAAAACGGTTTTGAGCCCGACGAAAATTTCGCCAGCAAAAATTATAATAAGATTTACACTGTGGGCATCACCACAAAAAGAGAACTGAGGAAGTTCGGATTCGGAACTTTTAAGGTGACCAAACATGCCAAAGAACTTTCAGAATTCATCATCGAAAACAGCTCCAAAGAGAAATTTCTGCACTTTTGCGGGAATCTTGCGCTGGATGTGCTGAACAAAACCCTGCCGCTTCAAAATGTTTCGTACCGCAAGATTCCGGTGTACGAAACCACGCTGCTTTATCCCCAGATCGCGGGAAATTATGACGCAGTGTGTTTTTTTAGTCCGAGTGGAGTTCGTAGTTTTGCGAAGTTCAATTCATTTGAAAACCTTGCGATATTTTCAATTGGCGAAACCACCGCAAACGAACTTAAAAAATTCACCCAAAACCCTATAATTACCAGTAAAGAAAGCAATCTTGATGATTTGTTGAAGTTAATTTCCGATCATTTATCATGA